One Hordeum vulgare subsp. vulgare chromosome 4H, MorexV3_pseudomolecules_assembly, whole genome shotgun sequence DNA window includes the following coding sequences:
- the LOC123447929 gene encoding proteasome subunit beta type-4-like produces the protein MDAGAAAAAVGGDGTQRTLNPYVTGNSVIAMKYKDGVIMACDTGASYGSTLRYKSVERIKEVGKHSLIGGSGEFSDFQEILRYLDELTLNDHMWDDGNSLGPKEIHAYLTRVMYNRRNKFDPLWNSLVLGGVKKGPKGDEKYLGMVNMIGTHFEENHIATGFGNHMAIPILRGEWREDMTFEEAVKLIEKCLLVLLYRDRSSINKFQIAKITTEGSTIYPPYALKTNWGFAAFENPSKGAVGTW, from the exons ATGGAcgcgggcgcggcggcggcggccgttgGAGGGGACGGAACGCAGAGGACACT GAACCCTTATGTGACTGGTAACTCGGTGATTGCAATGAAATACAAGGATGGTGTGATCATGGCATGTGATACTGGAG CCTCTTATGGGTCAACCTTGCGATACAAGAGTGTGGAGCGTATCAAGGAGGTTGGAAAGCATAGCCTTATTGGAGGGAGTGGGGAGTTCAGTGATTTCCAGGAGATTTTGCGCTATCTGGATGAATTAAC TTTGAACGATCATATGTGGGATGATGGGAACTCATTGGGCCCCAAGGAAATCCATGCCTACCTGACAAGAGTAATGTACAACAGGCGCAATAAGTTTGACCCTCTATGGAACTCCCTGGTGCTTGGTGGAGTGAAAAAGGGCCCAAAGGGCGATGAGAAGTATCTTGGCATG GTTAACATGATTGGTACACACTTTGAGGAGAATCACATTGCCACTGGATTTGGGAACCATATGGCAATCCCAATCCTTCGTGGTGAATGGCGTGAGGACATGACTTTTGAAGAAGCTGTTAAGCTCATTGAGAAGTGCTTGCTTGTCCTGCTGTACCGTGACCGATCATCTATCAACAAATTCCAG ATTGCCAAGATCACGACCGAGGGATCGACCATCTACCCACCGTATGCCCTGAAGACCAACTGGGGGTTTGCTGCCTTTGAGAACCCGTCCAAGGGTGCTGTAGGAACATGGTAG